Proteins from a single region of Malaclemys terrapin pileata isolate rMalTer1 chromosome 23, rMalTer1.hap1, whole genome shotgun sequence:
- the CNN1 gene encoding calponin-1: MSAAHFNRGPAYGLSAEVKNKLAQKYDPQREQELRLWIEDMTGERLADNFMEGLKDGVILCKLINKLQPGSVKKVNESTQNWHQLENISNFIKAITKYGVKPHDIFEANDLFENTNYTQVQSTLIALASQAKTKGNKVNMGVKYAEKHQRRFQPEKLKEGRNIIGLQMGTNKFASQQGMTAYGTRRHLYDPKLGTDQPLDQATISLQMGTNKGASQAGMTAPGTKRQIFEPMLGMEHCDSLNVSLQMGSNKGASQQGMTVYGLPRQVYDPKYCLQPNYAMVGEDEYNHSQHNFYNSE, from the exons CTGGCCCAGAAGTACGACCCCCAGCGGGAGCAGGAGCTGCGGCTGTGGATTGAGGACATGACGGGGGAGCGCCTTGCAGACAACTTCATGGAGGGGCTGAAGGACGGTGTCATCCTGTGCAA ACTCATCAACAAACTGCAGCCCGGCTCCGTGAAGAAGGTGAACGAGTCCACGCAGAACTGGCACCAG CTCGAGAACATCAGTAACTTCATCAAGGCCATCACCAAGTATGGCGTGAAGCCACACGACATTTTCGAAGCCAACGACCTCTTTGAGAACACGAACTACACCCAGGTGCAGTCCACCCTGATCGCCCTGGCAAGCCAG gccAAGACAAAAGGCAACAAAGTGAACATGGGTGTCAAATACGCCGAGAAGCATCAGCGCCGATTCCAGCCGGAGAAGCTGAAAGAAGGACGGAACATTATCGGGCTGCAG ATGGGCACCAACAAGTTTGCCAGCCAGCAGGGCATGACGGCGTACGGCACCCGCCGGCACCTCTATGACCCCAAACTGGGCACAGACCAGCCCCTGGATCAGGCCACCATCAGTCTACAAATGGGCACCAACAAGGGAGCCAGCCAG GCGGGCATGACGGCCCCAGGGACCAAGCGGCAGATCTTCGAGCCCATGCTGGGCATGGAGCACTGCGACAGCCTCAACGTCTCCCTGCAGATGGGCAGCAACAAGGGCGCCTCGCAGCAGGGCATGACCGTGTACGGGCTGCCACGCCAGGTCTACGACCCCAAGTACTGCCTCCAGCCCAACTACGCCATGGTCGGCGAGGACGAGTACAACCACAGCCAACACAACTTCTACAACTCCGAatga
- the ELOF1 gene encoding transcription elongation factor 1 homolog: CFLCSRDRARNTGVISCTVCLEEFQTPITYLSEPVDVYSDWIDACEAANQ; the protein is encoded by the exons TGTTTTCTCTGTTCCAGGGACCGGGCTCGGAACACTGGCGTAATCTCATGTACTGTGTGTCTGGAAGAATTTCAGACTCCCATAACGT ATCTTTCAGAACCGGTGGACGTGTACAGTGATTGGATAGACGCTTGTGAGGCGGCCAATCAGTAG